The Pyrus communis chromosome 8, drPyrComm1.1, whole genome shotgun sequence region AAACTTGATACAATCAAAGGCCTATCAACAcctttatctttatttaatcatattttaaCCTTCAAGCATGACTGCTATGCTTATCTCGTACCAAAGTGAAATAATTTGGAGGAATTATTACCTGACATGTACACCCCATCAACTTTCTGGTACACCTAAAATGCAATGTCAATTTTGTCACTTCTCAAATGGTGGATGATAACTTTCGAAGTGTCTTAACTTTTGTAGAAAGCTAAAGACTAAGGTAGATTAAGTAACTATGTCTTTTAAAAGCCTATATTGATATAAGATGTTACGTTGTTAAACTTTGAATCTGAATTATTTTATGATACATATTATATCATGTCTGAAACGTTACGTTGTTAGATTTGAATCTAATTTATGTATTTAAACAAGAGGTCACGTAATTATTCGTAAGTCTAAACTAAGATTTGGACATTAAAATGTTGCCATCACAAGGGTTTTGGTTGTTAGAGTAAATTCATCGCTTGTGGCTAGTCACACTTGGCTAATACCGTTCACAAAATTAAGGCTATGTTCGATCatcatttcatttttgttttcacttttcagaAACTTGGAACTTTGTTTGGTAAGTAGTTTCTAATttaaaatacacacacacacacacacacacacacacacacatgtgaaAACTACTGAAAATTGAAATCTACTTTCTcgagttttcactttttggtgTTCAATTGCATATATGAAAATTAAGAATAGTTGCCAAATAGTGAAGGATAATTACTAGCAAATTGGTTTTGTTATGGATGAACAGGCAACATTCCAAAGGTCATCGCCGGACTCCCTGCAAGTATCCTTAACAGGGTCATTGAGGTCAAAGGTGGACAACTACGGTGTCAATGTGATGGTGGCGCTGTACGAGAACGGGCTGATCACCGACTGCCCCAAGGGAGAGAACCAAGGACGTGTCCTGTCCAACGACTTTGTCGTCCGACGACTCGAAAAGCTCTGCACTGTCAAAGACATTGCTGCAAAGAAGACCATTTCTGGAACCATCAACTTCTCCTTGTGGGAAGGTTTCAATCCAGCCAAATGTGGCATGGCCCTCTTCGTTCAGAACCCTTCCcatcaaatttttggtttgCAGAACTTTCAGCTGCCGGACAATTGATACGGTTACATGTGTTTCTGCCGGCTGGATGGCCGGCAGGGCCGGATTGGAGGACAATTATGTACAGGATGTGTTCAGAGTAGGGTTActgatttcttttttcttctttcagtTTGTGTTTTTCCTTTCTTGTTTCTGCGATTTGATATTTAGAAGATGGGAGAGAAATCTGCATTCACGATTATAAACATTCTTTTCggattttcgaatttaattCTTTGAATCACAACTTACCTGTTTGAAAGATGATGATGGACAATTTACATGCTGTACATTCAAACCCATAAAATTTCGTACTGTACATATGAGAAGTAGGTCAATAGGTCCGTTGGCCACGGCATTACACCCACCTTCTAGCACCGAAGTTCTAATCCTCGTCCACATAGATTATGATAGTTTAAAATATCACCTTGTCAAAGACGAGAATTCAAATTTCCAAGAACACTAGGGTACCTCAACCTCAACATTGAAAATACACAAGTACAAGCACACTGATTGCCATAGAGTTGTTCACTTATTTTCATCCTAAAGCAAAACCCAATATCTACAAAAGGGCAGCTCAACCCGGAGCCAACTACTTTCCATAGTAGTTCTCAATACCTACTTCCTCACACTATGATAACCTCCCCACCATTTATCCGAAAACCGATGAGCAAAAAGAATACAACATTACAATATGAGAACCTCCCTTCCAATCCAAAAGCACTTACAGAAAAAGGTAATCACAGTTTTTACACCGAATCCACTGCTTCAACCTGTTGCCGGGCCAAGTATTTCTCCCTTCGCTCCTTctgaaaagcaaaaaaaaaatcaaaatgttaTGCATAAGCACATAAGACTAAACGTTTAGCCCATTGAACTACGGATCAGATGTTATTGGTAAAATTCATACCCATTCGTCTATTACAAGGCCTTCCCCAACATCCCGAGGAGGGTCTGAGTCCGCAGGAGGCTTCTTACGCACTTCAAGTGCAGCCTCAGCTTCAGCCAACTGTCTGTTCAGTTTTTCCAGAGCCTATAATCCACAATGTCAAATGCTGGAGAGAAGGTATTCTCTAAGAGATGGAAGCACAAATCCCATTAAATGAGTCACAGGAACTTACAGGACTAGGGTGCTCTGCATTCAAAAATACAACCCGCAAAATTCGCTCAACGGTCACTTGATCCTTTTGTTCATCAAACTGGATGAAAAGAACAGGTCAGTTAAGCAAAACTAAGGTCATCAATTGTATGATCCAATTCTATTAGATGACCCCGACAGACATCATCAACTGTATGATCTTAAAAGCAACAAAACACTAAAACTGATGATAATAATTTCCGACCAAAAAACACAAATGTAAGCAAGCTACAAAATCAAATTCCACAAAAGCTGAATAAAGGTAGCATAAGCATAATATGAACAACTGGAAACTAGCACTCCATTATCCTGTCAATGTAGGCATAAAATACAAAACGTGCTACGACGATAAGCAGTAAGTCGGCGAAAGAGAACTATATTACCAGCTCAGGCGCATATTCGATTCCTGCGTTCACCTTGCGGCTCATAATCTTGAACTTAACCTTGGTCTTCTGATCCAAttgtttctcatttttctcGGGTTGCTCCACAAACCTAAACACTATCCATCACCAAATCCATAgtcaataagaaaaataaaaacaatgattaaatctaaagttaaaaataagtaaattaTCCACCAGTGGAGCATCCAAAACATAAACATTTGTTATTTGTAGCAACAGAGCAAGTGCAAGGCCATTACCGGTCGCAATTAGGCTTTCTCCCGGAGCAAGTATACCTCCGGGAGGACGCATATAACAGCTTTTCGGGGCAGTAGTTTGAAACTAAAGGAGCCAAAGCAAAACAATTCAACGGGTCAACGAAGCTACAcacaaaaattgataaaaatcaCATGGAAAAATgaacaacaaaataaatttaagtAACGCATGTAAATAAATGCATCATAACCCacataagaaataaataaatgcatTCTAAATTCTTGCTTAAAATGCAAGTAATTATAACAACATAACTTTTCAGGTTGATGTCACAGAGGAATAAGAAAACACCTTAAAAGCTACATGTGACCTGCTATTGTTCTTCAATCGGATCGCACTTTTCACCTGTTTCCCAGGTTCATCTACAAAATTAAACCCACAAGTACATAATTCGTCAGCTACAGTAATAAGTGCTTTTCCTAAAAGCACTTTATAACTAATGCAGGTAGAGTAAGCGAAAAGTCAAAACTTCATCCCCAATTGACCAGGTAAAGTCAGCGAGGGCGTTCAAATGAGAAACGACGACATACAAGGGAAGTAGAGTTTGTTGGCGGGGTCAAGCCGGAGTCGACGGCGAGGAGGAAGAAGCGATCTCGCGACGGAGGACACCGTTTTGGGGTTGGATTTGAATCCGTAGCCGTGGAGGTTCTGcgtggaagaggaagaagaggacgATGTTTGGCCTCCCGACTGCCAGAACGGGCAGAGGGTGAAGAGCTTCGCGTCCGAGGCCGACTTGTGCCGGTGGTGTTGGAAGCTGTCGACGACGGCCATGCTTTCTTCACCGGAATCCGATACGTGGCATCCAATTAGACAGCCGGTGATTGAAGTCGCTTGCTTTCGTCTGTCGGTTAGAAATCTCTCTCTGTAGAATCGCCGGGAGCTCCTCTGTTTCTCTCTGACACTCTCAGTCCATCTGCGATTTTAGAGTGGAAGTCTGCCAGGGTGTGAGACATAAATCGGATGGGAGGAAATGATATGCTGCCACGCATTCCAGTTAATTCGCCTGAATCCGCCACGTGTAGTTTTTTTATTAGCGATTCCAGGGGTCACTTTCTTGACATTAAGCTACGTGTCGTATTGGCCTTTGAACCCACCACGTGTCTATTTATCTGACCGCGATGATTTTGGGGGCTTTGCAACTGCCGTGCTTAAAACGATAAATCGTTCCGCTGTGACGACGACATAGAGAGAGGGGGAGTTGGTGCGTGGGGTTTGGGTAAATGATGTCGTTTCTGTCGCTGAATGGGACGCATCCGTTAATTGGCGTTTAGGTTATTTCTTGGGCATCAATTTCTCAAGTGTGGTAAATATTCCTCTCCCTTATACTTTGGATTTAAGTTATTTTAAGGTTAAACTAGGATCTAAGAAATTTGTATGTTTTGTACCGTTGATGTGTACCTAAGCAACATAGTAAAATAATAAGTTATAGGAAATATAATTAGGTGTGAGATTTATTAGAGTCATATTAAGTACGTCTTAAATTCTCATATTAGTACGACTAATTACGTTCTATAGGTAGGTAACGAATCACCTCAAAGCTCCAAGCAATAagaaatttttgtttcatttgatttaaaagAGTGATATTAAGCAACTTAGTAGTCTGGTCTAATGATACTCTTCTCTAGTCTTCATCAGTAAATAAGAGGTATTTCATTCGATTTCGTCTTTCTCGCCAAAGACAAATTCGAATCAAATTATCTTGATTATGTTTAGCCTACTCCCCTACGTCATATTGAATGTATTAGAAAAGGACAGAGATATCTAACttttttggaaattttatttattagtaCTAGCAAGCAAAGTAAATCAATAATTGTTGCATTTCACAAAACATTTGTAGAGATTTCTTAGAAGAAAccttgtaaagaaaacaaacgcTAAGTActcacaaaagaaaacaaacgttaataaaaataaataaatagtaaaattttGTGATTAACAAAAGAAGCTACTCAAACCACAAGGAGTAATTCATAAAACAAGAGCCATTTCgcaaaatttcatatttatgaTTGGAATAATTGATTTTATAAATCTTcgtaaaaaattaatgaaatatgaGATTGCTTGGTGTATAAAAACATACAGATGAAGTTggtaaaagtattaaaaatCGTCTATCTATTTGCTACatttaatgatttttattttaattaagtttttacataaataatttttacataataatttaaaatattaatagttTTGACTGTAAATATAAAATTCTGTAAATCGATCATAAAGTGATTTAAAAATTGATCTCTCTTCAAGTAGCTAAACATGAAACTTTGTTCGAATCTAAATGCTAATACAAGTTCCCACGGTAACGGGCAAACCTGTTGAGTCTTATCAACGTGAAGGAATTAATTAACGTAAGTGAAAAGGCAATgggaattattaattaattaattggctTGAGGTGGGTATGGTCTTATCAACGTGAAGGAATTAATTAACGTAAGCGAAAAGGCAATgggaattattaattaattaattgggttGAGGTGGGTATGGTTACTTAATGATGGTATGAAAATGGGGGAAATTAGGTGTGGATTTGTTAATTGCATTTACAAGATTAGTTGCCTAAGGTTGTCGAGTATATTTTTACTCACCACTATTTATTTGATGTATGCTCACCATtctatttatcaccgttagatgaatttgaattttgagatttgtgtctaTCTACCACACggatctcaaaattcaaactcatctaactaTGATAATggatctcaaaatttaaactcatctaactgTGATAAATAAAATAGTGAGCATACACTATActaaatggtggtgagcaaaaatgtttCCAAGGTTGTTGGTGTGCAGGGTATTTAGCGTGGTGGTTAGGAATTGATTAGGTGAATAATGACGCTTCCATTCTAGGGCCTCATCGAACCCTGGATCATGACCCAAATCCAACAATCTTCAGGCCTTGGATCTTAAGCACACTAGATAAGCCCAAAAGCATAAACTCCGACCTTAAACTCGTACCAAACTTCAACGCCAGTACAAggtttaataatattctttttcacGTTTACTCTTATAAATAGCAAGGGCCCTGTATAGTTTTAGGATAGGTccatagaaaaataaatttataaaaagtaaaaaaagggtgtttttagaactttattaaATTATTTCGGGTGTCCAGAAATGGAACTTGGGTGTATATAGAACTATTCAATACCTACTAGCATATGCCCCGCACTTTGtgtgtgaaaataatttttatttttattttaaaatgggAAGGAGAAGGGGAGAAAAAAGGAATGTGAATTAGAGAGAggagttttctttttttatattttattttttaaaattagaggATGTGAGGATCACCCTTAGGTAAGATTTTGGAAAACAattgtaaaatttagtttgagTGCTGCCCATGATTTTGTTTAGTGGTAGAAGATACAATTGTCTTTTTACCCTCGTTTGGTTAACAAATAGAGTTTTGTTAATGTAGTTTAGATTAATAAACCCGAACCTAAACTTCAAGATCTAAACCACGGATCTCGAAAACTGGTGGGTTGCCTTTGGGCCTTCCTCTTTAGACCTttgcaaacttgcaatttgAGTTCAAACACCTTCTCTTTTTGTACATTAGTACTGAGTATtgtttgtaataaaataatttaataaataaatcacAGATCTCAAATCCCAAATCATGGGCTCAATCTCCATGGTACCGCAACAAGAAAAAGGAAGCACCCTTTCCATGACGAGAAGATAAATATTATGTGAttacaacaaagaaaaattatgcACATAATTTAATCTTATTAGGATATAAGATCTTCTAGTTAGAACTGAAGAAGGGACACATAATTTAAACTTATAAGGATAGAAGATCTCCTAGTTAGAACTGAAGAAGGGACACTAATTATGCAAGGGGATTCTTCTCTTCAATAGGTCAATGAGCAAATTGAATAAGGTTAAAATACATACAAGTCTTACTACTAGAAGTTCATGAAAAGgagatatttttgtgtttatgtatCAAGAAAACTTATTACGTATATCATTTTATGTGTATAAtttaagtaaagaaaaatacatagTGTTATAATTTAGGTGAATAATATCACCCCATGaccatttagtactacagtctaatgGTACTCCTTTTTATTggtaagtaagagatcttatATTCAATGCTCATCcaaaatgaatttgaaccatattattactaacttATTATGAGGTTTAACCCAGCTCTCTATCTTCTTAATGGAAATAATATcatgtactaaaaaaataataataataacaccAAGTGAGAGTCCTTCGTAAAAAGAAGGAGGCCTCGTGACTTATATACATCAAGTAAAAAATAAACCAGAAATTGTATAATAGTACTTgtttatatttatacatatcaTCTCTTCCACAAACAGTTTGCAAGTTATAGGCCTGGCCACCATTTCTATCGCAACAAAATTTTTAAAGGAATTTGCTGCAAATATCTAACCCCTCATCATCTTAACAGAAAATGATACAAGGATAATCTAATTTTTAATTGGGTCCCCAGCAGACTAAGTGAATAAGATTTTCaactttctctcttcttctcttatCCTCAAGGGCCATCGTATTTGGCGGACTCGCAGCCCTAGCAGCAATAATATTGCGCCAACCGGTTTTGGCCTCATTGGGAGCAGCTGATGAGTGATCTGCCGCAGCCGAAACATCGATCTTGCGCTGCATGGACTTCAACGCCATCTCAAACTTGCACGCCCGCCTTTCacctcccatctctctctctctctctcttcttcttcttcttttcctaaTTTTATCGAAATCGCAGagcagaaagaaaggaagataTAAAGATATGATTGTTTTTGTAAGGTGGGAAGATTGATCACTCAACAAATAAAGGGAGtaggatttttttcttttttgttgctGAGAAAAGCATGTCAacgtgtatgtatatatatatatatatggggaaCAGGGGAAGAACTCTGAGTGGGATTGTTGAAAACTGTGACTGAATTGGAAATCCAGGATTATGTAGCTCCCAGATTTGTGGTGCTGGTTTTCTAAATCAGCTGCTATTTTCTGGTTTTTATAATGTTTTAACACGTGGTTTGGAAAACAACCCTATCATTAAGTATCTCTAGTTTAATTAGGCAACAGATTCGATGAAAGCTTCTTGACGTTTAAGAAATACTCCAAAAAAAAAGCCGTCCtctatttttgtaaataaactAGGAGTAAGTGTAAGATGCATGACGTCGTGGTTCGGTTTAATTTCGAAACATTTTGGTTCGATTTGGATTTAAGCCGGTTTGGATAGATTTAAATTGAAACCACACACGTCAATCATTAAAGATAAAGGCTCAGCTCAAGCTGGTTTTATTTATGCATCAAACTAATAGCTTAATTAATCTattaagggtgcgtttgttgcatcggATTATCTCGGAGTAGACTAGTTTCAGGGACTAAGTTGAACTGGCTTAGAatagactaagttggactgatttagtgaagcgtttgataCCGTATTGGACTAAAAAGCAGAactcatatattatattattaaatttatatttacaatattttatcattaatttaatctatatatactaatattttattattaaattatcattttcctttctagaatcatcttcttctctcatttttttgtCTGCCCACTGCATCCCTcccctctcctccttctttgccATTTCATCTTCCTTTCTAGAATCATCttcctctttcattttttttgtccgCCCATCGCGTCGCtcccctctcttctttctctgccATTTCATCTTCCTCTCTAATATTTTTGTCTGCCCACTGCATCTCTCCCCTCATTTCATCTTCCTCTCTCATATTTTTGTTAGCCCACTGCATCCCTcccctctcctctttctctgcCATTTTATCTGTGCCATTGTCTTTTTCCCCTTTCCCTTTTCTGGGTTTTCTAGGTTCAATTTTTCTGGGTTtaatttttatgggttttctGGTTGTGGGAAGCAAGGAAGGAGATGTGAGGGGCAAGGCGGAGCAGAGGTAGTAGTGGAGGAGGTTAAGGTGGACGGAGCCCGAAGTCCTTGTTGTCGAAAATTGAGGTCTAGGAGGAAGGAGCCTAATCGGAGGGCGTGATCGATCTGAGCGAAGGTGAATCAGATGATGGAGCTTATGAGTTCTCCGATTGAAGTTCGAATCGAGGTCTTTGTTCACGATTCAAGGTTGGGacgaagagagagggagagaacgCGAGCAGATAGAAGAGCCGAGAAGAGAGCGATCGAAGGgattagctagtcccatggttcaAGACATCTCTCACTAAGACCGTTTAGCACGGTCCTTAGTCGAGGCTAGTCCGGCTTACTTCCACTAAAGCTAGTCCTGTGAAGTAACAAACATGGGACTGGACTAACTATTAGTCTAGTCCAATCCAGTGAGGGCTAGTGAAGGGAAACA contains the following coding sequences:
- the LOC137743347 gene encoding vesicle-associated protein 4-1-like; protein product: MAVVDSFQHHRHKSASDAKLFTLCPFWQSGGQTSSSSSSSTQNLHGYGFKSNPKTVSSVARSLLPPRRRLRLDPANKLYFPYEPGKQVKSAIRLKNNSRSHVAFKFQTTAPKSCYMRPPGGILAPGESLIATVFRFVEQPEKNEKQLDQKTKVKFKIMSRKVNAGIEYAPELFDEQKDQVTVERILRVVFLNAEHPSPALEKLNRQLAEAEAALEVRKKPPADSDPPRDVGEGLVIDEWKERREKYLARQQVEAVDSV